A part of Paenibacillus sp. 481 genomic DNA contains:
- a CDS encoding APC family permease: protein MNPNKPSISVWQGIALYVGAVVGSGILILPGITAGIAGANALIAWIGMILLSIPLAFTFAFLARTYPSAGGVATFVEKAFGTYAGAVIGWYYFIAAAVGQMIVPLTGGLSVMYALDLPLEAAYIIAGGTVLIAGLSNYVGLNISGKVQLAISGLTMCILLLTIVLAVPLIEPDNFEMQLSGSALSSIGVAGMLIFWSFFGWEAISSLAPEFKHPERDLVRATLGALIIVGVLYFGAAVAVIGTQAYTAGSGAEQEAANSASFIQVMVKTTGVHGGYATAVVALLICIGTTNAYVAGISRLGYSLAQSKVAPSWLDYRHGKYLTPTRAVVFVGAVALLGLVITYIFKVGLNTLIHIPNSLGIATYVLGAMAGAKLLRARFEKWMAAVTSTICLLAYPFVGAFIQIPIVVGVCCVAYVFWRKNRP from the coding sequence GTGAATCCGAACAAACCATCTATTTCGGTATGGCAGGGCATTGCACTATATGTAGGAGCTGTTGTCGGCTCTGGTATTTTGATTTTACCGGGCATAACAGCTGGAATAGCGGGGGCTAATGCCCTCATCGCATGGATAGGTATGATTTTGTTAAGTATCCCGTTAGCTTTTACCTTCGCTTTTTTAGCACGCACATATCCAAGTGCAGGTGGAGTTGCTACGTTCGTTGAAAAGGCATTCGGTACATACGCAGGTGCTGTAATCGGCTGGTACTATTTTATTGCCGCTGCTGTGGGGCAAATGATTGTGCCATTGACAGGCGGTCTATCTGTCATGTATGCCCTTGATCTGCCGCTAGAGGCTGCCTATATTATAGCGGGGGGAACTGTACTTATTGCTGGATTAAGCAATTATGTCGGACTTAACATAAGCGGCAAAGTCCAGCTAGCGATAAGCGGGCTTACCATGTGTATTTTGCTGCTGACCATTGTGCTGGCGGTTCCCTTGATAGAACCGGACAATTTCGAGATGCAGCTATCTGGCAGTGCGTTATCTTCAATAGGCGTGGCGGGAATGCTCATTTTTTGGTCTTTTTTTGGCTGGGAGGCGATTTCCAGCCTTGCGCCTGAATTCAAACATCCAGAGCGGGATCTTGTTCGAGCAACGTTGGGAGCCCTCATCATCGTAGGCGTATTGTACTTTGGAGCGGCTGTTGCTGTTATTGGCACACAAGCGTATACAGCAGGCAGCGGAGCTGAACAAGAAGCGGCAAATAGCGCGTCATTTATCCAAGTGATGGTCAAGACAACAGGCGTACACGGCGGGTATGCGACAGCGGTAGTCGCTTTGCTGATCTGTATCGGTACGACGAATGCCTATGTTGCTGGCATAAGTCGACTTGGCTACTCGTTGGCACAAAGCAAAGTGGCGCCGTCTTGGCTTGATTATAGGCACGGCAAGTATTTAACTCCGACACGTGCAGTTGTATTTGTGGGTGCTGTTGCGTTATTAGGACTCGTGATCACTTATATTTTTAAGGTAGGGTTAAACACGTTGATTCATATCCCAAATTCCTTAGGAATCGCAACATATGTGTTAGGGGCTATGGCAGGAGCTAAATTGTTACGAGCTCGGTTTGAAAAATGGATGGCCGCTGTCACGAGCACGATTTGCCTACTGGCGTATCCGTTTGTAGGTGCTTTTATTCAAATTCCTATCGTGGTAGGCGTTTGTTGCGTGGCGTATGTATTTTGGAGAAAAAATAGACCTTGA
- a CDS encoding WG repeat-containing protein has translation MNLKRLTVIAVSVASLLLMPTMTWAKEGIINAKGSWSAAPKFEHVKEASGGLYAAAVNNGTDTNVWGYIDAKGKWVVNPEFSYVGSFAANGLAPAGQNGKYGFINKKGAWVIKPQFAYTGEFSPNGLAVASAKVGADKYKIGYVNSKGQWVIKPQFEPVEAETDWITDRSFAANGLAWSYKDGKQGYINSKGQWVIKPQFSIADSFSKNGLAPAKLNGKMGFINSKGKWAIKPQYEQAYKFVDGIAKVVVSGKVSYINEKGKFLFKTNYTEAGDFHQGLAWVLVGEKIGYVNTKGKLVIKPTFEPEYGMETSAGDFKANGLAPAMLNGKWGYINKQGVWKIKPQFMWGKDFTPAGLAVVGVE, from the coding sequence ATGAATTTGAAACGATTAACCGTTATTGCTGTATCGGTAGCTTCATTGTTATTGATGCCTACGATGACTTGGGCAAAGGAAGGGATTATTAACGCTAAAGGAAGCTGGAGTGCTGCTCCTAAGTTTGAACACGTAAAGGAAGCGTCGGGTGGACTATATGCGGCTGCGGTGAATAATGGGACGGATACGAACGTCTGGGGCTATATCGATGCAAAAGGAAAATGGGTTGTTAATCCTGAATTTTCATATGTAGGTTCCTTTGCTGCAAACGGTCTTGCTCCTGCTGGGCAAAATGGGAAGTACGGATTTATTAACAAAAAAGGAGCATGGGTCATTAAACCGCAGTTTGCATATACAGGCGAATTTTCTCCTAACGGGCTGGCTGTGGCATCTGCTAAAGTTGGAGCGGATAAATACAAAATCGGCTATGTTAACAGTAAGGGGCAGTGGGTCATCAAGCCGCAGTTCGAACCCGTTGAAGCAGAGACAGATTGGATTACCGATCGTTCCTTTGCTGCCAATGGGCTCGCTTGGTCTTATAAGGATGGCAAACAGGGCTATATTAATAGTAAAGGCCAGTGGGTGATTAAGCCCCAATTTTCTATCGCCGATTCCTTTAGTAAGAACGGTCTTGCTCCTGCAAAGTTGAATGGAAAAATGGGCTTTATTAATAGCAAGGGGAAATGGGCCATTAAGCCACAATATGAGCAGGCGTACAAATTTGTAGATGGCATTGCTAAGGTTGTAGTTAGCGGTAAAGTGTCTTACATTAATGAAAAAGGCAAGTTCCTATTCAAAACGAACTATACGGAAGCTGGCGACTTCCATCAAGGGCTCGCTTGGGTATTGGTGGGAGAGAAGATCGGCTATGTGAATACGAAGGGTAAGCTTGTCATTAAGCCGACCTTTGAACCGGAGTATGGCATGGAGACGAGTGCGGGCGACTTCAAGGCAAATGGTCTGGCACCAGCTATGCTGAACGGCAAATGGGGCTATATTAACAAACAAGGCGTGTGGAAGATTAAGCCGCAGTTTATGTGGGGAAAAGATTTTACGCCAGCGGGCTTAGCTGTGGTGGGCGTCGAGTAA
- a CDS encoding ABC transporter ATP-binding protein — MSTIIKTTHLTKAYGAQKAVHNLNMHVQQGQIYGFLGRNGAGKTTTIRMLLGLIKPTHGQIEIFGEDLVKQQKHILRRIGSMVEHSGFYENLTAYENLLINAKLMGVHKKDALTEALEIVGLQHETKKLVGQYSMGMKQRLGIARAIVHHPELLILDEPTNGLDPIGIKEMRRLIKSLAQERKITILISSHILSEVEQLADHIGVIHEGKLLEEVSFAELQSRNRKYVQFQVSNDNKAAMLLEQQLNIYDYDVQAEGHIRVYSHIGQQAKLNRVFVEHGIDVSKMVVSEDRLEDYFIKLIGGGTIG; from the coding sequence ATGAGTACAATCATTAAAACGACCCATTTAACGAAAGCTTACGGCGCGCAAAAAGCGGTACATAACTTGAACATGCATGTGCAGCAAGGTCAGATTTACGGATTTTTAGGGCGGAATGGCGCGGGTAAAACGACGACGATTCGCATGTTGCTAGGCTTAATTAAGCCAACTCATGGACAAATCGAAATATTTGGCGAGGATTTGGTCAAGCAGCAGAAACACATTTTACGCAGAATCGGGTCGATGGTCGAGCATTCAGGCTTCTATGAAAATTTGACGGCCTACGAAAATTTACTCATTAATGCGAAGCTAATGGGTGTTCACAAAAAAGATGCGCTCACCGAAGCGCTAGAAATTGTCGGGCTACAGCACGAAACGAAGAAGCTAGTCGGGCAATATTCGATGGGGATGAAGCAGCGCTTAGGCATCGCGAGAGCCATTGTTCATCATCCAGAACTGCTTATTTTGGACGAGCCTACAAATGGCTTAGATCCGATTGGAATTAAGGAAATGCGCCGGCTCATTAAGTCGCTTGCTCAAGAACGGAAAATTACGATATTAATTTCCAGTCATATTTTATCCGAGGTGGAGCAGCTCGCTGACCATATCGGGGTCATACATGAGGGCAAGCTACTCGAGGAAGTATCTTTTGCAGAGCTGCAATCAAGAAATCGGAAATATGTACAGTTTCAAGTAAGCAACGACAACAAAGCGGCGATGCTCTTGGAGCAGCAATTGAATATTTACGATTATGATGTACAAGCCGAAGGGCATATTCGCGTCTATTCGCATATCGGTCAGCAGGCGAAGCTGAACCGGGTGTTCGTCGAGCACGGCATAGATGTATCCAAAATGGTAGTAAGTGAAGATAGACTAGAAGATTATTTCATCAAATTAATAGGGGGTGGCACCATTGGTTAA
- a CDS encoding Lrp/AsnC family transcriptional regulator, translating into MDKLDIQLLKLLQKDGRMTVSELSKQLSLSRPSVSERMLRLQEKGIIAGFTAVVPPATLGLRMLLFIQVSELKIPCSQFEQIAKEIESVSECHRVTGAFSYFMKAYVADMDSLTLLVDALVPYGKLTTSIVLSSPVVGRPVHPAAEYIS; encoded by the coding sequence GTGGATAAATTAGATATTCAACTATTGAAGCTACTGCAAAAGGATGGTCGCATGACAGTAAGTGAGTTGTCGAAGCAATTATCGCTCAGCCGCCCCAGCGTATCGGAACGAATGCTAAGACTGCAGGAGAAGGGGATTATCGCGGGGTTTACCGCAGTCGTACCACCAGCGACACTTGGCCTTCGTATGCTGCTGTTTATTCAAGTTAGCGAGCTTAAAATACCATGCTCCCAATTTGAACAAATCGCTAAAGAAATCGAAAGCGTTTCTGAATGCCATAGAGTAACGGGTGCCTTCAGCTATTTTATGAAAGCATATGTTGCAGACATGGACAGTCTGACTTTGCTAGTGGATGCGCTAGTTCCGTATGGCAAACTGACTACTTCTATTGTTCTGTCATCTCCAGTAGTTGGTCGTCCTGTACACCCTGCTGCAGAATATATTTCTTAG
- a CDS encoding undecaprenyl-diphosphatase, with protein MSFSEWNIEIFRVINDLGKQYPDLNPIAIFVAEPLLYMLALSMLVYWFTRTYENRLMVIQGGLAFILAEILAIIVGQFHFNYQPFAVLTDVNKLIERSVDNSFPSDHTIVFFAVCVTYWLVRKKEAWLWLIVACCVGVSRIWVGVHYPADVVMGASLAIAAALIVHWSIPKLAVTRRLLDGITKAEQRIFSVKNKSKDV; from the coding sequence ATGTCATTTTCAGAATGGAACATAGAAATATTTCGCGTCATTAACGATTTAGGAAAGCAATATCCTGACTTAAATCCGATTGCGATCTTTGTAGCTGAACCCTTGCTGTACATGTTAGCGTTAAGCATGCTGGTGTATTGGTTCACACGTACTTATGAGAATCGTTTGATGGTTATTCAAGGTGGACTAGCCTTTATTTTAGCTGAAATATTAGCAATTATAGTAGGTCAGTTTCACTTTAATTACCAACCGTTTGCGGTTCTAACGGACGTGAATAAGTTGATTGAACGTAGTGTGGACAACTCATTTCCGAGTGACCATACGATCGTATTTTTTGCAGTATGTGTAACGTATTGGCTTGTCCGTAAAAAGGAAGCCTGGCTCTGGCTCATCGTCGCTTGCTGTGTTGGTGTATCGCGAATTTGGGTTGGTGTGCATTATCCAGCGGATGTAGTGATGGGAGCTAGTTTGGCTATTGCTGCCGCTTTAATTGTTCATTGGTCAATTCCTAAACTGGCTGTGACGAGGCGATTGCTGGATGGGATTACGAAGGCGGAGCAGCGTATTTTTTCGGTCAAAAATAAGTCTAAGGACGTGTGA
- a CDS encoding ABC transporter permease — translation MVNLLYTELLKLKRAKMFMVSIIGASAAPILMFVAFLTAENEKPSEQPITFEVSFYNTNLYVLLLIGTLLYGVITAYLFNREYVEDTLKNLLTIPVSRTSLIASKMAMLFIWIVILTLVAWGMTLILGLIGQFDGLSVAVLMKSLQQHLVGAVLLFLLSTPTIFVTFLFKNYVPTIIFTSVITMANIAITNSKYKVLFPWSAAHAIANNEFNAHFPPLYSYISVLVTAAIGLIATVVYFKKSDIH, via the coding sequence TTGGTTAATTTGCTATACACCGAGCTGTTAAAGCTTAAACGGGCAAAAATGTTTATGGTTAGTATAATCGGTGCGTCAGCTGCCCCTATTTTAATGTTTGTCGCTTTTTTAACGGCGGAAAATGAAAAGCCTTCTGAACAGCCGATCACGTTTGAAGTGTCTTTTTACAATACGAACTTGTACGTGCTATTGCTAATCGGAACGCTGCTGTATGGCGTCATCACCGCTTACTTATTTAATCGTGAATACGTAGAAGATACGCTGAAAAATTTACTTACGATACCCGTTTCACGGACGAGTCTGATCGCGAGCAAGATGGCCATGCTCTTCATTTGGATTGTTATTTTAACGTTGGTGGCATGGGGAATGACACTCATACTCGGACTCATCGGACAGTTTGATGGGTTGAGTGTTGCTGTACTGATGAAGTCATTGCAGCAGCATTTGGTAGGCGCGGTGCTCTTGTTCTTACTTTCTACACCGACTATTTTTGTAACTTTCTTGTTCAAAAATTACGTTCCAACCATTATCTTTACGTCCGTCATTACGATGGCCAACATTGCAATCACGAACTCCAAGTACAAAGTATTATTTCCTTGGTCGGCTGCACACGCCATCGCGAACAATGAATTTAACGCCCATTTTCCGCCACTCTATTCGTATATTTCCGTGTTGGTGACGGCTGCTATCGGGTTGATTGCGACTGTTGTTTATTTTAAAAAGTCCGACATTCACTAG